One genomic window of Mercenaria mercenaria strain notata chromosome 2, MADL_Memer_1, whole genome shotgun sequence includes the following:
- the LOC123561989 gene encoding toll-like receptor 4, whose protein sequence is MAEISPFTADEKVRRIAQHIPESNVFERANGDTYGEKDPCTTTKYGSQCSLLKIQGEGLSFLGKIHGDFGEIEHLETSGNAAAFIIPSGLFLLFSNLKTLRIYNCNVVDIEPGAFRSLHRLEVLEISGNSNLTFDSVSKGISQLNSPNLRVFNISGNHNTEDLPGAVIRKPMFELLSNTSLKILDVSWTKLTTLLAPFDLLPHLETLNVSGTLLQGSSSCVSAITSLVNFSYMAIDHWPFSTRGYNNIQWMEEPHGLFKRSAKNTTRKYISKNGYLQQNLLKVIDVAVVQHFTYLRRHIEINLKDNALECDCELLTLTEDVNVSTTPFSCSFEGENRLISRNIAHAFVQNVCAEEDERNLMTLLGATSGVLGAVALLFVAVVIYRKRKHSPAKKNMPVIIHLKDCESIEEYPRRNPKFVVFLAYCSKDSEFVLKKIYRKLNNKLLKLLEDTEYVKDPDHLIILYDKHFLAGVDIDEICRKAITESHVTVAVVTENFLESSWCNLEVKMAISSNVPLLPLFIMKCDPGRLTGFLRVVYEEKVRLLWPDTSLLDDRLAEAEENKLLDTLCTHIMSYVQLHQDQCCNAQI, encoded by the exons TAACGTGTTTGAACGTGCAAATGGTGATACATATGGTGAAAAAGATCCTTGTACCACTACTAAATATGGCTCGCAGTGTTCACTTTTGAAAATACAGGGTGAAGGATTATCTTTTCTAGGGAAGATACATGGAGATTTTGGAGAAATAGAACATCTTGAAACATCAGGAAATGCAGCTGCGTTCATAATACCATCCGGTCTGTTCTTGCTATTTTCTAATCTGAAGACGTTACGAATTTACAACTGTAACGTAGTGGACATTGAACCCGGAGCTTTTCGCAGTTTACACAGACTAGAGGTTCTAGAAATATCCGGTAATTCCAATCTAACATTTGATTCAGTTTCAAAGGGAATTTCTCAGTTGAATTCTCCGAATTTACGGGTGTTTAATATTAGTGGTAACCATAACACCGAGGACCTTCCTGGAGCAGTTATCAGAAAACCGATGTTTGAGCTTCTTTCTAACACTTCCTTGAAAATTCTAGACGTCAGTTGGACCAAACTAACAACATTGTTGGCACCATTCGACTTACTACCTCACCTCGAAACACTTAATGTATCAGGTACTCTGTTACAAGGTTCAAGTAGTTGTGTTTCTGCTATTACATCACTGGTCAACTTTTCTTATATGGCAATTGACCACTGGCCATTTTCCACAAGAGGATATAACAATATTCAGTGGATGGAAGAGCCGCATGGTTTATTCAAACGGAGTGCCAAAAACACAACCAGGAAGTATATATCAAAAAATGGAT ATCTTCAACAGAATCTCCTTAAAGTGATAGATGTAGCTGTCGTTCAACATTTTACTTACTTAAGAAGACATATCGAAATTAACTTGAAGGATAATGCATTAGAATGTGACTGCGAGCTGTTAACTCTTACTGAAGATGTAAACGTATCAACAACACCCTTCAGTTGTAGCTTTGAAGGTGAAAATAGACTGATCAGTAGAAATATTGCTCATGCATTCGTACAAAATGTTTGCGCTGAAGAAGATGAACGTAATTTGATGACTTTGTTGGGTGCTACGTCTGGAGTATTGGGAGCGGTTGCGTTGCTTTTCGTGGCAGTTGTgatttatagaaaaagaaaacattctccTGCCAAGAAAAACATGCCtgttataattcatttaaaagacTGTGAGTCAATTGAAGAGTATCCTCGCAGAAACCCAAAGTTTGTCGTATTCCTTGCATATTGTTCCAAAGATTCCGAATTTGTCCTTaagaaaatttacagaaaattaaacaataaGTTATTAAAACTGTTGGAAGACACTGAATATGTAAAAGATCCAGATCATTTAATTATTCTATATGATAAACATTTCTTAGCAGGAGTAGATATTGATGAAATTTGCCGTAAAGCAATTACAGAAAGTCATGTGACTGTAGCTGTAGTAACGGAAAACTTTCTGGAAAGTTCATGGTGTAACTTAGAAGTTAAAATGGCAATTTCTTCAAACGTTCCGTTATTGCCTTTGTTTATTATGAAATGTGACCCAGGAAGGTTGACAGGATTTTTGAGAGTCGTGTATGAAGAAAAGGTCAGACTTCTCTGGCCGGATACATCTCTTTTGGACGACAGGCTGGCAGAAGCGGAAGAAAACAAGCTCTTGGACACACTGTGTACTCACATTATGTCTTATGTTCAGCTTCATCAAGATCAGTGTTGTAATGCGCAAATTTAG